The following coding sequences lie in one Pseudomonas svalbardensis genomic window:
- a CDS encoding dienelactone hydrolase family protein produces MSVTTQWIEIDSADGKFGAYLAIPHTRKGPGIVLIQEIFGVNEHIRSVAEQYAADGYLVIAPDLFWRSGHRIELTYDEAGWKRAVELMNTTDISKAQTDIELAIDALKAQPGLDGGIASIGYCFGGLLSYHTAANGLVDVAIAYYGGGIQNQLDRADEIEVPLLMHFGEQDSHIPLEAVEKIAERFDTNDNVEIVVYPEAEHGFNCSHRDSYNQRAAVEAHGNTLIFLGMEL; encoded by the coding sequence ATGAGCGTGACCACCCAATGGATCGAGATCGACAGCGCCGACGGAAAATTCGGCGCTTACCTGGCCATTCCGCACACCCGCAAAGGCCCGGGGATCGTGTTGATCCAGGAAATCTTTGGCGTGAATGAACACATCCGCTCGGTCGCCGAACAATACGCTGCCGACGGTTACCTGGTGATTGCACCAGACCTGTTCTGGCGCAGCGGCCACCGCATCGAACTGACCTACGACGAGGCCGGTTGGAAACGCGCCGTCGAGTTGATGAACACCACCGACATCAGCAAGGCACAGACCGACATCGAACTGGCCATCGACGCCTTGAAAGCCCAGCCGGGTCTGGACGGCGGCATCGCCTCGATTGGTTACTGCTTCGGTGGTTTGCTCTCGTACCACACCGCCGCCAATGGACTGGTGGACGTGGCCATCGCCTATTACGGCGGCGGAATCCAGAATCAGCTGGACCGGGCCGATGAAATCGAAGTGCCGCTGCTGATGCACTTCGGTGAACAGGACAGCCACATCCCACTGGAAGCCGTGGAGAAAATCGCCGAGCGTTTCGATACCAACGATAACGTCGAAATTGTCGTGTATCCGGAAGCCGAACATGGCTTCAACTGCTCGCATCGCGACAGCTACAACCAGCGCGCAGCGGTTGAGGCACATGGCAACACGCTGATCTTTTTGGGTATGGAACTGTAA